A genomic region of Mitsuaria sp. 7 contains the following coding sequences:
- a CDS encoding GspE/PulE family protein, whose product MSRHIDDPARLPPFERVLSGAADALLAVPRADLLPVASHKQDRLAALALDGGRFLVVSAADEVHRPDWYRLVQAGKASGLTYAGHLTASPAVFAALLDGAATPGNAPRLPSAASAPLETQPAPTADERHAAETARDIDAMVAGSSPLEWFRAIVQRCRLAGASDLHIELRGPVALARVRLDGRMRVLGRHPARTAVDGLSAAYTMLAEERSRSEVAFNGSVPQAAMIPLELPGLRLTLRYQSHPAVGGMDVVIRLLRASGSGQAGQSGPAGTRDAGRGRPAALEPLGFTPWQAGHLREALASAWGGVFVAGVTGSGKTTTLNAMMTMLARDGSRKLFTIEDPVEYETPGVSHLSIQRGAAGGADPFHGAMLAFLRMDPDVGLFGEIRDGLSAAMAQAAIQTGHKILSTVHATSALGIVGRLSSRLLGLAREDLCDPEFLSAMVYQVLMPINCEHCKRPAAAVLGADALQTFRTGFGLDPDKIYCARAHGCTHCRRPGIDYGDSMFPDNPLASDGPRSGAEAPDVHDGTAGVKVGAEVIVPDLRLLDLLRQGRDAEARRHWRRRRTAPFTDPDMDGKDAWGHVLYDVAHGRVDPYHFERTFGSAALLAQTLAADDT is encoded by the coding sequence GTGAGCCGCCACATCGACGACCCGGCGCGCCTGCCTCCGTTCGAACGCGTGCTGTCCGGCGCCGCCGACGCATTGCTCGCCGTCCCCAGGGCCGACCTGCTGCCGGTCGCCAGCCACAAGCAGGACCGGTTGGCGGCGCTGGCGCTGGACGGCGGGCGATTCCTCGTCGTGTCGGCGGCGGACGAGGTCCATCGACCGGACTGGTATCGCCTCGTCCAGGCCGGCAAGGCCAGCGGCCTGACCTATGCCGGCCACCTGACGGCGTCGCCCGCGGTCTTCGCCGCGCTGCTCGACGGCGCGGCAACGCCGGGGAACGCGCCGCGCTTGCCGTCGGCCGCCAGCGCCCCGCTGGAAACCCAGCCCGCCCCCACCGCCGACGAGCGTCATGCAGCCGAGACGGCCCGCGACATCGACGCGATGGTGGCGGGGTCCTCACCGCTGGAGTGGTTCCGCGCCATCGTGCAGCGCTGCCGTCTGGCCGGCGCCAGCGACCTGCACATCGAGCTGCGCGGCCCCGTCGCGCTCGCGCGGGTCCGGCTGGACGGCCGCATGCGCGTGCTGGGCCGTCATCCCGCGCGCACCGCCGTCGACGGACTCTCGGCGGCCTACACGATGCTGGCGGAGGAGCGGTCCCGCAGCGAGGTCGCCTTCAACGGCTCGGTGCCGCAGGCCGCGATGATCCCGCTGGAACTGCCCGGGCTCCGTCTGACGCTGCGTTACCAGAGCCATCCCGCGGTCGGCGGCATGGACGTGGTGATCCGGCTGCTGCGCGCGTCGGGCAGCGGCCAGGCGGGCCAGTCGGGCCCGGCCGGCACTCGCGACGCCGGCCGGGGCCGCCCGGCCGCGCTGGAGCCGCTGGGGTTCACGCCGTGGCAGGCCGGCCACCTGCGGGAGGCGCTGGCCTCGGCCTGGGGCGGCGTGTTCGTCGCCGGCGTCACCGGTTCGGGCAAGACCACGACGCTCAACGCGATGATGACGATGCTGGCCCGGGACGGTTCGCGCAAGCTCTTCACCATCGAGGACCCGGTCGAATACGAGACGCCCGGCGTCAGCCATCTCTCCATCCAGCGCGGCGCGGCCGGCGGCGCCGATCCCTTCCACGGCGCGATGCTGGCCTTCCTGCGGATGGATCCCGACGTCGGCCTGTTCGGGGAGATCCGCGACGGGCTCTCGGCGGCCATGGCGCAGGCGGCCATCCAGACCGGCCACAAGATCCTGTCGACGGTCCATGCGACCTCCGCGCTGGGCATCGTCGGCCGGCTCTCGTCCCGGCTGCTGGGACTGGCCCGCGAGGACCTGTGCGATCCGGAGTTCCTCTCCGCGATGGTCTACCAGGTGTTGATGCCCATCAATTGCGAGCACTGCAAGCGGCCCGCCGCCGCCGTCCTGGGCGCGGACGCGCTCCAGACCTTCCGGACAGGGTTCGGCCTCGATCCGGACAAGATTTACTGCGCCAGGGCGCACGGTTGCACGCACTGCCGGCGGCCCGGCATCGACTACGGGGACAGCATGTTCCCCGACAACCCCCTGGCCTCCGACGGCCCCCGCTCCGGCGCCGAGGCGCCCGACGTCCACGACGGCACGGCCGGCGTCAAGGTCGGCGCCGAAGTGATCGTGCCGGACCTGCGCCTGCTGGACCTGTTGCGTCAGGGCCGGGACGCGGAGGCCCGGCGCCACTGGCGCCGCCGCCGCACGGCGCCGTTCACCGATCCGGACATGGACGGCAAGGACGCCTGGGGCCATGTGCTCTACGACGTGGCCCACGGGCGCGTCGATCCCTACCACTTCGAGCGCACCTTCGGCAGCGCGGCGCTGCTGGCGCAGACGCTCGCCGCGGACGACACCTGA